AGCGACGATGCGTTCAATGGTCTCGTCGTCTAAGGGGAGGGAATCCAGGGCTTGGCGATATTGTTCCTTAATGTTTCGCTTTGCTGCTGGTGTGGCTAGGGCAGGAAACTCGTACATATCCGTACCTATGCCGCTGGGAAGATCGAGCGCCGAGCGAATAATATTTTTCAGACTTTGTCCGCCCGATAGATCGCCCATGTAGCGGGTATAGGAATGGGCAATGAGCAGCACTGGATCGGTTTCAGCGATAGTTTTGATGCGATCGCAATAGATCACACCCGCTGGCGTTGCCGTAATTTGATCGCGCCAGGTGTCACCGTAGTAATAGGCGAGATCCTTGGCCAGCTGATCGGCGCGGTTCAGGTCGGGAAAATACATGGCCCCGACGATGGGATGGTCGATGTAATGCTGAAAGGCGGTTTCTAGGGTGCTATAGACGAAATAAAGATCGGCAAATAGCTTGCGCAAGGGTTCCCGTTCGACAATGCCTTTCAAAAAGCATTTCATAAAAGCCGTATTTTCAGCAGCGGTATGAGACTGCTGAGTGCCTTCCCGGAGGCGAGCAGATAACTGAGTCATGATGTACTCCAACTACTTTTGAATATTAATGAACCGTTGCTCTCGATGGTTCTGTGTTGATCGATGGCAGCAGGTAAAGAAAGATCATGTGCCAAAGAATGACGCTGATCCAGGGCAGTTTTTGGGCGAATTTGAGGATGCCAGGACGCTTAGCGCTGGCAATCTCTGCAAGGTGTTGATTGGCGATCGCGCAGGCCTGCAGTCGGGGAAAAAACTGGGGATGATCGGTGTCTAGAATGCTAGGAAAAGCGCGCCGAGCGGTTTCATTGGTGTTGCGAATCACGTCTTTGTTGTATTGATCAGCATCGAGACCAATGGATTCGTAGAACGATGCGCGTTCTAGTACCGTGAGGGTATGGGTGACAAAGACGGTGAGCAGGAAGAAGCGGGCCCAGAGACGGCCTGTCCAGGTCTTCCAGAGCTTAGGCTGCGATCGCAGCAAAACTTTGAAGAAGTCACCGTGACGATTTTCATCCTGACACCAGCTTTCAAAATATTTGAATAGAGGATAGATACGATGCTCAGGATGTTGTTCAAGATGGCGGAACACCAGAATATAGCGCCAGTAGCCAATTTTTTCAGACAGGTAAACGGTGTAGATGACCCATTCTGGTGGGAAGAATGTATAGGTACGGTTTTTGGTGAGATAGCCGAGGTCGAGCGATAGCCCGAAGTCGGCCATGGCCTTATTCAAAAAGCCAGCGTGGCGCGCTTCATCCCTCGCTAGAAGCTCAAAGGCTTCCGATAAGACTGGGCTGCGTCCCTTGAGCTTGCGAGAGAGTTCTTTGAACAGCAAGAAACCCGAAAACTCTGAGGTGCAAGAGCGTTCGAGAAAATCGATAAAGGCCCGACGAGTTTCGCCATCAATGCTATCCCAGCATTGGTTGAATTCCTCGTTGCGCACAAAGTGATAGCGGTTGTAGTCGGCCCGCAGCTCCGCCAAAACCGACTCCATCTCATCTTCATGCCCAGACAAGTCCATCTGAGCAACGGCGTCAAAATTGGTGGTATAAAATCGCGGTGTTAGGAGAGTTTCTTGAACTGGGGCTTTGATGCCTGGACGGGCGATCGCTGCTTCAGGGGAGGGAGTAGAACTGACCATAACTTGCTTGAACCGTGTTTGTTCTTATCGGTGTTGAGCAACATCTTTCCCTGAAGTGGCGATCGCTCACAAGGCAGTTACCGCAGCTACCTCTTAGTAACCGCGAGTAAAGCATTGGTGTCCTGTCTGCGTCTGAGGTCTGTTTTAAGAAATATATAGTTTTGTATGAGTTGTTAAAAAAGCCTGGGCAAAGCTTCTAGAATTCCAGAATTGGGTCAATCAGCTTGCTGTGCCCCTGGTCTATGGCTGAATCGGTTGGGTGGTATTTGGTTGGGTGGTAATTCAGTTGGATGGTATGGCGAACGATAACCCTTGCATTGATGCCCAGTGTCCCATCCAGTTTGTAGTGGATTTGCTGGGCAACAAGTGGTCAATTCTGGTGCTGCGAGAGTTGTTTGGGGGCGATCGCCGTACCCATGAGCTTCTAGCCGCCTTGCCCGGTGTCAGCACGAAGACGTTGACCCAGCGTCTGCGGGAGTTGGAGGCCCATGGGCTGGTGGAGCGACGCATCTATGCTGAGGTGCCGCCTCGGGTGGAATATTCCCTGACGTCGAAGGGGCAACAACTGCAGCCGGTGATGGCGGCGCTGCATCAGGTGGGAGCACAATGGCTGGCCCAGGATCCCTGTCTATGTGTGCTGAATACACCGCCGTGGCTCTAGGGCTATGATGGGGAACGATGCGATGGTTCCTGACGAGGACAGGGGATCGACTCGGGGGTGCTGCAACACCTCGATGATGCCCTCCATGTCCTCCCTCGGGAGAACGTGAAAAACGTGGAACTCGCTATCCAGTTTGCTCTTGCATGACCCTTGAGGAAAGGTAGCCCATGGATACATTAACTGCACTGCGATCGGGTCAACTAGCTGGGGCAACGCGGATTAATATATCTGCTGGTCTGACGGAATTTCCCCTAGAGCTATTGCAACTGAAAGATTCCCTAGAGGTTCTTGACCTGTCGAATAATCAACTGCGATCGCTCCCCGATGAGCTCAGTCAGTTTACCCGTCTCAAGGCATTATTTTGCTTTAAGAACAACTTTGAGACGGTGCCGGAAGTCGTCGCCCGCTGTCCGTCTCTAATGATCTTGGGCTTCAAGTCCAACCAAATTCATACCCTACCAGCGGCGGTGCT
Above is a genomic segment from Leptolyngbya sp. CCY15150 containing:
- a CDS encoding helix-turn-helix domain-containing protein, with product MANDNPCIDAQCPIQFVVDLLGNKWSILVLRELFGGDRRTHELLAALPGVSTKTLTQRLRELEAHGLVERRIYAEVPPRVEYSLTSKGQQLQPVMAALHQVGAQWLAQDPCLCVLNTPPWL
- the acsF gene encoding magnesium-protoporphyrin IX monomethyl ester (oxidative) cyclase, which codes for MVSSTPSPEAAIARPGIKAPVQETLLTPRFYTTNFDAVAQMDLSGHEDEMESVLAELRADYNRYHFVRNEEFNQCWDSIDGETRRAFIDFLERSCTSEFSGFLLFKELSRKLKGRSPVLSEAFELLARDEARHAGFLNKAMADFGLSLDLGYLTKNRTYTFFPPEWVIYTVYLSEKIGYWRYILVFRHLEQHPEHRIYPLFKYFESWCQDENRHGDFFKVLLRSQPKLWKTWTGRLWARFFLLTVFVTHTLTVLERASFYESIGLDADQYNKDVIRNTNETARRAFPSILDTDHPQFFPRLQACAIANQHLAEIASAKRPGILKFAQKLPWISVILWHMIFLYLLPSINTEPSRATVH
- a CDS encoding heme oxygenase (biliverdin-producing); the encoded protein is MTQLSARLREGTQQSHTAAENTAFMKCFLKGIVEREPLRKLFADLYFVYSTLETAFQHYIDHPIVGAMYFPDLNRADQLAKDLAYYYGDTWRDQITATPAGVIYCDRIKTIAETDPVLLIAHSYTRYMGDLSGGQSLKNIIRSALDLPSGIGTDMYEFPALATPAAKRNIKEQYRQALDSLPLDDETIERIVAEANDAFTLNRDVMHELEDEVKAAIGDHTFDLLTRQDRPGSTARCPHHSSDRELAVG